A stretch of the Osmerus mordax isolate fOsmMor3 chromosome 12, fOsmMor3.pri, whole genome shotgun sequence genome encodes the following:
- the LOC136953999 gene encoding large ribosomal subunit protein eL42, with protein sequence MFSLRRGPYQGLLPNSSFLFRLHRVAAMVNVPKTRRTYCKKCKKHQPHKVTQYKKGKDSLYAQGKRRYDRKQSGYGGQTKPIFRKKAKTTKKIVLRLECVEPNCRSKRMLAIKRCKHFELGGDKKRKGQVIQF encoded by the exons ATGTTTTCCCTCCGGAGAGGTCCTTATCAAGGATTGCTTCCGAattcttccttcctctttcGTCTGCATCGGGTCGCAGCCATG GTCAACGTACCAAAGACCCGCAGAACCTACTGCAAGAAGTGCAAGAAGCACCAGCCTCACAAAGTTACCCAGTACAAGAAGGGAAAGGACTCCCTCTATGCACAGG GTAAGAGGAGATACGACAGAAAGCAGTCTGGTTATGGTGGACAGACCAAGCCTATTTTCCGCAAAAAG GCCAAGACCACAAAGAAGATTGTGCTGAGGCTGGAGTGTGTGGAGCCTAACTGCAGATCCAAGAGAATGCTGGCCATCAAAAGATGCAAACACTTTGAGTTGGGAGGTGACAAGAAGAGAAAG GGCCAGGTCATCCAGTTTTAA
- the gla gene encoding alpha-galactosidase A has product MGSVGFSLLTITIFIMSQQLVNSLDNGLALTPTMGWLHWERFMCNVDCDTDPNNCISERLYMQMADVMVKEGWREAGYEYVCIDDCWPSKQRDANGRLQADPKRFPGGISKLADYVHSKGLKLGIYADVGTSTCAGYPGSLGHYDTDAQTFADWGVDLLKFDGCYMDWTLLGEGYRNMSKALNKTGNSILYSCEWPLYEWSYKQPNYTAIREACNHWRNSADIYDSWSSVKSILDWSADHQDIIVPSAGPGGWNDPDMLVIGNFGLSHAQQESQMAMWAIMAAPLLMSNDLRDICPRSKELLQNHHIIAISQDPLGRQGYRSIKSNSLEVWERPLSRGRLALAVWNRQEIGGPQGFNPVLLPSWKICHPKCNVTQVLPSYKELGVLTPDSRVVVKVNPSGTALLTISPVESHIKKNQNMQWLNTPHKLKNAAL; this is encoded by the exons ATGGGTTCTGTTGGATTTTCTCTGTTGACAATAACCATATTTATCATGAGTCAACAACTAGTTAATTCGCTAGACAATGGGCTCGCACTGACACCGACAATGGGCTGGCTTCATTGGGAAAGATTCATGTGTAATGTTGACTGTGACACggaccctaacaattgcatcaG TGAGCGGCTGTACATGCAGATGGCAGATGTGATGGTGAAGGAAggttggagagaggctgggtatgAGTATGTCTGCATAGATGACTGCTGGCCTTCTAAGCAACGTGACGCCAATGGACGCCTGCAAGCAGACCCCAAGAGGTTCCCAGGGGGCATCTCAAAGCTAGCTGACTAT GTCCATTCTAAAGGTCTGAAGTTGGGCATCTATGCAGATGTGGGCACCAGCACGTGTGCAGGCTACCCTGGGAGTCTTGGCCACTATGATACAGATGCTCAGACCTTTGCAGACTGGGGTGTGGATCTTCTCAAATTTGACGGCTGCTACATGGACTGGACTTTactgggagagg gCTACAGGAACATGTCAAAAGCTTTGAACAAAACTGGGAACAGCATCCTGTATTCCTGTGAGTGGCCACTGTATGAGTGGTCGTATAAACAG CCTAACTACACAGCCATTCGGGAGGCGTGTAACCACTGGCGCAACTCTGCAGACATCTACGACTCGTGGTCCAGTGTGAAGTCCATCTTGGACTGGTCAGCTGATCATCAGGACATCATCGTGCCCTCGGCCGGCCCTGGGGGCTGGAATGACCCTGACATG CTTGTGATCGGTAACTTCGGGCTGAGTCATGCTCAACAGGAGTCACAGATGGCGATGTGGGCCATCATGGCTGCTCCTCTGCTGATGTCCAATGACCTGAGAGACATCTGCCCCAGGTCCAAGGAGCTGCTACAGAACCACCACATCATTGCCATTAGCCAGGACCCACTTGGCAGGCAAGGTTACCGCTCCATCAAG TCGAACAGTCTGGAGGTGTGGGAGAGGCCCTTGTCCAGAGGAAGACTGGCTCTGGCTGTATGGAACAGGCAGGAGATTGGCGGTCCACAGGGTTTTAACCCAGTCTTACTGCCAAGCTGGAAGATCTGTCACCCCAAGTGTAACGTCACACAGGTTCTGCCCAGCTACAAGGAGCTGGGGGTACTGACCCCTGACAGCAGGGTAGTAGTGAAGGTGAACCCCTCTGGAACTGCCTTGTTGACCATCTCTCCAGTTGAAAGCCACATCAAGAAAAATCAGAACATGCAGTGGCTGAACACACCTCATAAACTGAAGAACGCAGCTCTGTAG